Proteins from one Telopea speciosissima isolate NSW1024214 ecotype Mountain lineage chromosome 1, Tspe_v1, whole genome shotgun sequence genomic window:
- the LOC122647958 gene encoding protein OCTOPUS-like — protein sequence MNLEPQAQRFTSCDRHPEENFTGFCASCLRERLEGLDPATRRGKTNNPSASTSNTAASALKAIFKGSSAAAADSSLANHRNKPSSSSFFPELRRSKSFSGGKVEGFSGVFEPQRKSCDVRVRSTLWSLFHLDDERKVDNINHSNNKEASGWGEVEVETRNLGFSGVGEPVFESREEEEEEENDEEIRVSEEPAVPIVNPVVVVVVERAPEIEEEQEQEVELEQDQLVEEEVKTMKDHIDLDAQIKKPPGRDLKEIAGSFWLAASVFSKKLQKWRKQKIKKRGGGSTTMRTEKPAGRHYRETQSEIADYGFGRRSCDTDPRFSLDAGRMSFDDPRYSWDEPRASWDGYLIGSRTLSRLPTMLSVVEDSPAAPVRRYDNLIPVEEQPRNSTANEDDTTPGGSVQTRDYYSDSSSSRRKSLDRSSSIRKMAAAVVAEVDETKSVSNAKVSPATIDCVHGTKLSVTDRDLKDLNSKSNSNSIRDDCSESLESAFRDGAPVVGGLDRKGSKKSSRWSKAWNIWALIHRRNGSKDDDEDERYSRGNVVERSLSESWQELRRDSNGDPRGTFNKKVFRSNSSVSSRSSFSTGIIGGGSIGSLRTSGREANGHGKKKRDDFVLERNRSARYSPSNLDNGLLRFYLTPLRSSRRNGSGKSKSKNSHSIARSVLRLY from the coding sequence ATGAATCTGGAGCCCCAAGCTCAGCGCTTCACCTCCTGCGACCGTCACCCGGAAGAGAACTTCACAGGCTTCTGCGCCTCATGCTTGCGCGAACGCCTCGAAGGTTTGGACCCGGCGACCCGCCGAGGGAAGACCAACAATCCCTCTGCTTCTACTTCCAACACCGCTGCCTCCGCCCTCAAAGCCATCTTCAAGGGTTCTTCCGCTGCTGCCGCCGATAGTAGCCTCGCCAACCACCGTAATaaaccctcctcctcctctttcttccccGAGCTTCGCCGTAGTAAGTCCTTCTCCGGCGGTAAAGTTGAGGGCTTCTCCGGTGTGTTTGAGCCTCAGCGCAAGTCCTGCGACGTTCGGGTTCGGAGCACTCTCTGGTCCCTCTTCCACCTCGACGACGAAAGGAAGGTCGACAACATCAACCACAGCAACAACAAGGAAGCTTCGGGCTGGGGTGAAGTTGAAGTCGAGACCAGAAACTTAGGGTTTTCTGGGGTTGGAGAGCCCGTCTTCGAGtctagggaagaagaagaagaagaagagaatgacgaggaaattagggtttccgAGGAGCCCGCTGTCCCTATTGTGAAccctgttgttgttgttgttgtagagaGAGCTCCAGAGATCGAagaggagcaggagcaggaggtgGAACTGGAGCAGGACCAACTGGtggaagaggaagtgaagaCCATGAAGGACCATATAGATCTCGACGCCCAGATCAAGAAACCCCCCGGCAGGGACTTGAAGGAGATTGCCGGGAGTTTCTGGTTGGCTGCTTCGGTTTTCAGTAAGAAATTGCAGAAATGGAGGAAGCAGAAGATAAAGAAGCGTGGCGGTGGCTCGACGACAATGCGGACCGAGAAGCCTGCTGGGAGGCATTACAGGGAGACGCAGTCGGAGATCGCCGATTATGGCTTTGGACGGAGATCTTGCGATACTGATCCGAGATTCTCTCTGGATGCCGGTCGGATGTCCTTTGACGATCCACGCTACTCTTGGGACGAGCCTCGGGCTTCTTGGGATGGTTATCTCATCGGCAGTAGGACTCTGTCGCGGCTTCCTACGATGCTTTCAGTGGTAGAAGATTCCCCTGCAGCCCCTGTTCGAAGGTACGATAACCTGATCCCCGTGGAAGAGCAGCCCAGAAATTCCACCGCCAATGAGGATGACACCACCCCCGGTGGATCGGTTCAGACTCGGGACTATTACTCCGATTCGTCCTCTTCGCGAAGGAAGAGCCTCGACCGTTCCAGTTCCATTAGGAAGATGGCGGCCGCTGTGGTGGCAGAGGTTGATGAGACTAAGTCAGTATCGAATGCGAAGGTGTCTCCTGCAACCATCGATTGTGTCCATGGGACGAAGCTGTCTGTTACAGACAGAGATTTGAAGGATTTGAACTCGAAATCGAATTCTAATTCTATCAGAGATGACTGTTCGGAGAGCTTAGAGTCTGCTTTCAGAGATGGAGCTCCTGTCGTCGGAGGTCTTGATCGCAAGGGTTCTAAGAAGTCCAGCAGATGGAGTAAGGCGTGGAACATATGGGCTTTGATTCACAGACGCAACGGCAGCAAGGACGACGACGAGGATGAGAGATATTCCAGGGGAAATGTGGTGGAGCGCTCCCTCTCTGAGTCTTGGCAAGAGCTGCGGAGGGATTCCAATGGAGATCCCAGGGGGACCTTCAACAAGAAGGTCTTCCGCAGCAATAGCAGTGTCAGCTCCAGGAGTTCCTTTAGCACCGGTATCATAGGTGGTGGTTCAATTGGCAGTTTGAGGACAAGTGGCAGAGAAGCTAATGGGCATggtaagaagaagagagatgattTTGTATTGGAACGGAACCGGAGTGCAAGGTATAGTCCCAGCAATCTTGATAATGGCCTCCTGCGATTCTACTTGACACCACTGAGGAGCAGTCGAAGGAATGGCTCTGGGAAGAGTAAATCAAAGAATTCACATTCTATTGCCAGGAGTGTATTGCGGTTGTACTGA